A DNA window from Ostrea edulis chromosome 5, xbOstEdul1.1, whole genome shotgun sequence contains the following coding sequences:
- the LOC125651734 gene encoding IQ domain-containing protein H-like isoform X6, giving the protein MTEFDARPEEVGQILLKVQDDIRTLREQIANNKGGTISIQDLESALVKTEEGLQAKTEKVISQYNNQVRTLPNQEANRFDNNVVAIETTWDMRSQKSADPRKISAHFLGRERVRQPQGSRSNALLPKRQAVQMPGPTPGQQTKHMLTLRAVLDPYSNMNRQALNNNFGIQLPLINTKQPHKPAYSKPIIGSTIEPLAVLPKANRVDAQLAPPPISEDDAKKGIMSLIERGLIPPAAQLTLDPSPVRNRIAPLHEPQVKHKPPQTEAVSLLSGVKLDPATMKNDVKKMPAVPPHPKSASSSITETRTPSAKTRATSSSMRQVKTPATLKTYEMPIQPLPPPTTPASGDFKQLSHRFAIQNGRTRDSSSEFIAFKQHYCLTWGSIVTMIKHLERMLSSYVVPVAFVNGDRLADLAMEFELERPPSIDDMLTVIINREDVEALIGRPGRRFKGPRGKDLAATRIQSSWKMFRDRSEYLEYRKRKWASGVIAISWIMHVKMSKVKVKLKQSREEHLENFRRRARKLAMSWDRIKQHRRTVIHIPSLGLSQEIRDDINEFGIRQNTQMARLCDIRDPNVDVIFVSPVPLSEETLQYYSKLLGLKSAVDSGVVEDQCDMGEKYKIIVPEAIKSFPAHRMCLSTLLKYSPRTMKRIQHLIKGCDAYVVTGVPHKDDLSVADYLDVPILSPEPEVAHLYSTKSGCKRIFASANVEVPPSEFDVYTIGQLHECLAQLVTENLTVKRWLFKLDDGYDGRGIGYCDIADHLECYQWALKESKRYGEKWSKKWAQEAAYIKIHAEIPDVLAKYARPVHSELYEDWSKFLDAFLSQGGVIEATPPSESITTLTVDMMIEPTGRANVLCVGDQIHAETPFSCWGVSMPQSSVEPDVLNVACKKVSEACKSRGIIGYMSVDFVTFIDPKSNDQILWALDLSLHYSDSLAMFQLMSYVSNGKLDLKTHTFNVPPPKQEQKKRRRRLAGQEDEQPPNTSRYAVMSTQLLHTNLAVVHYSVFFQMCRAHGIGYDIKEKQGTVFTLLDSFNREHLGMLTIGDNLPGALATFARNMSVIHQEISAPNMQGETNFKLAIKDIESILGTTVENAEDNEG; this is encoded by the exons TGTGGTTGCTATTGAGACAACGTGGGACATGCGAAGTCAGAAGAGTGCAGACCCTCGCAAGATATCAGCTCATTTCTTGGGAAG AGAGAGGGTCAGACAGCCACAAGGATCTCGTAGTAATGCCCTACTACCAAAGCGACAGGCTGTCCAGATGCCCGGACCCACACCGGGCCAGCAGACCAAGCACATGCTAACCTTGAGGGCTGTCCTTGACCCTTACAGTAACATGAACCGACAGGCTTTGAACAACAATTTTGGGATCCAGCTTCCCTTGATTAACACCAAACAACCACATAAGCCTGCCTACAGCAAACCGATCATCGGCAGTACAATAGAACCGCTGGCTGTCCTACCCAAAGCCAACAGAGTGGATGCCCAG CTTGCTCCACCCCCAATCTCAGAAGACGATGCCAAGAAGGGAATTATGAGTTTGATAGAGAGGGGCCTAATCCCCCCCGCAGCTCAGCTGACACTGGATCCCTCCCCGGTCAGAAATAGGATTGCCCCACTACACGAGCCTCAAGTCAAACACAAGCCCCCGCAGACAG AGGCAGTGTCACTTTTATCTGGAGTCAAACTTGACCCGGCTACTATGAAGAATGATGTTAAAAAAATGCCTGCAGTTCCGCCTCACCCCAAATCTGCATCCAGCAGTATTACAGAAACCAGAACACCATCAGCTAAAACTCGGGCCACTTCCTCTTCAATGCGACAGGTCAAAACCCCAGCAACATTGAAAACCTATGAGATGCCAATACAGCCTCTG CCCCCACCCACCACCCCTGCCAGTGGGGATTTTAAACAACTGTCTCATAGATTTGCCATTCAGAATGGGCGCACAAGAGATAGCTCCTCAGAATTCATTGCATTCAAGCAGCACTACTGCCTAACTTGGGGAAG CATTGTAACTATGATTAAACACCTAGAAAGGATGCTGTCCAGTTATGTTGTTCCAGTAGCATTTGTCAATGGAGACAG ATTGGCAGACCTTGCTATGGAGTTTGAGTTGGAGAGACCGCCCAGTATAGACGACATGTTAACTGTCATCATTAACAGGGAGGATGTAGAGGCCCTTATTGGCAGACCT GGCAGGAGATTCAAAGGTCCACGAGGAAAAGATTTAGCTGCTACAAGAATCCAGTCCTCATGGAAAATGTTCCGAGATCGTTCCGAGTATCTCGAGTACAGGAAGAGGAAGTGGGCCTCAGGTGTCATAGCAATATCATGGATTATGCATGTCAagatgtcaaaggtcaaggtcaaactaaAGCAGTCCAGAGAGGAGCATCTAGAAAACTTTAGGAGAAGAGCTAGG AAACTGGCAATGTCTTGGGATCGAATAAAGCAACACCGTAGGACTGTCATACATATTCCATCGTTAGGCCTCTCTCAGGAGATCAGGGATGATATCAATGAATTTGGAATCAGGCAGAACACCCAGATGGCCCGACTTTGTGATATCAGAG ATCCCAATGTGGATGTGATCTTTGTGTCCCCTGTGCCGCTGAGTGAAGAGACGTTACAATATTATTCCAAACTTCTGGGTCTGAAGTCGGCTGTGGACTCCGGAGTGGTGGAAGATCAATGTGATATGGGagagaaatacaaaataattgtcCCAGAGGCCATTAAAAGCTTTCCT GCCCACAGAATGTGTCTATCAACCTTACTGAAATACAGTCCCCGGACAATGAAGCGTATACAACACTTGATTAAGGGCTGTGATGCCTACGTGGTGACGGGGGTACCACACAAAGACGACCTCTCGGTGGCAGACTATCTGGATGTTCCCATTTTGTCACCTGAGCCAGAGGTAGCACACCTATATTCCACCAAGTCAGGCTGTAAGAGGATATTTGCCAGTGCTAATGTGGAGGTTCCTCCgagtgaatttgatgtttaCACCATCGGACAG CTCCATGAATGTCTAGCTCAGTTGGTAACAGAAAACTTGACAGTGAAGCGATGGCTGTTCAAGCTGGATGACGGGTATGACGGGCGGGGGATAGGGTACTGTGACATAGCAGACCACTTAGAGTGCTACCAGTGGGCATTGAAGGAATCAAAGAGATATGGAGAGAAGTGGAGCAAAAAGTGGGCCCAAGAGGCGGCCTACATCAAGATTCATGCAGAAATCCCTGATGTTTTAGCAAAGTATGCCCGGCCTGTACATTCAGAACTGTACGAGGATTGGTCCAAGTTCCTAGATGCATTTCTTAGTCAGG GTGGTGTAATTGAGGCTACTCCTCCCTCAGAAAGTATCACAACACTAACAGTAGACATGATGATAGAACCCACAGGAAGGGCCAATGTCCTGTGTGTGGGGGACCAGATTCATGCAGAGACCCCCTTTTCCTGCTGGGGTGTGTCTATGCCCCAATCCTCAGTGGAACCAGATGTCCTTAACGTAGCCTGCAAAAAAGTGTCCGAGGCCTGCAAGTCACGAGGCATCATAGGTTATATGTCCGTAGACTTCGTCACATTTATTGACCCCAAATCC AACGATCAGATATTATGGGCTTTGGATCTCAGTCTCCACTATAGCGATAGCTTAGCAATGTTCCAGTTAATGTCTTATGTCAGCAATGGCAAATTAGACTTAAAGACTCACACATTCAATGTACCCCCACCCAAACAAGAACAGAAGAAGCGCCGCCGCCGGTTAGCGGGTCAGGAAGATGAACAGCCACCCAACACAAGTCGATACGCGGTGATGAGCACACAGCTTCTACACACCAATCTTGCAGTGGTCCATTATAGCGTCTTCTTCCAAATGTGCCGTGCCCATGGAATTGGTTATGATATCAAG GAAAAACAAGGAACAGTATTCACACTCTTAGATAGTTTCAACAGAGAGCATTTGGGAATGTT AACAATTGGGGATAATCTACCAGGAGCATTAGCCACGTTTGCCAGAAACATGTCTGTTATTCACCAAGAGATATCAGCACCCAATATGCAGGGAGAAACTAATTTCAAG cTTGCAATAAAAGACATAGAGAGCATACTTGGAACAACTGTAGAAAATGCAGAAGATAACGAAGGTTAA
- the LOC125651734 gene encoding IQ domain-containing protein H-like isoform X5, producing the protein MTEFDARPEEVGQILLKVQDDIRTLREQIANNKGGTISIQDLESALVKTEEGLQAKTEKVISQYNNQVRTLPNQEANRFDNNVVAIETTWDMRSQKSADPRKISAHFLGRERVRQPQGSRSNALLPKRQAVQMPGPTPGQQTKHMLTLRAVLDPYSNMNRQALNNNFGIQLPLINTKQPHKPAYSKPIIGSTIEPLAVLPKANRVDAQLAPPPISEDDAKKGIMSLIERGLIPPAAQLTLDPSPVRNRIAPLHEPQVKHKPPQTEAVSLLSGVKLDPATMKNDVKKMPAVPPHPKSASSSITETRTPSAKTRATSSSMRQVKTPATLKTYEMPIQPLDPYYGPDQKEPPPTTPASGDFKQLSHRFAIQNGRTRDSSSEFIAFKQHYCLTWGSIVTMIKHLERMLSSYVVPVAFVNGDRLADLAMEFELERPPSIDDMLTVIINREDVEALIGRPGRRFKGPRGKDLAATRIQSSWKMFRDRSEYLEYRKRKWASGVIAISWIMHVKMSKVKVKLKQSREEHLENFRRRARKLAMSWDRIKQHRRTVIHIPSLGLSQEIRDDINEFGIRQNTQMARLCDIRDPNVDVIFVSPVPLSEETLQYYSKLLGLKSAVDSGVVEDQCDMGEKYKIIVPEAIKSFPAHRMCLSTLLKYSPRTMKRIQHLIKGCDAYVVTGVPHKDDLSVADYLDVPILSPEPEVAHLYSTKSGCKRIFASANVEVPPSEFDVYTIGQLHECLAQLVTENLTVKRWLFKLDDGYDGRGIGYCDIADHLECYQWALKESKRYGEKWSKKWAQEAAYIKIHAEIPDVLAKYARPVHSELYEDWSKFLDAFLSQGGVIEATPPSESITTLTVDMMIEPTGRANVLCVGDQIHAETPFSCWGVSMPQSSVEPDVLNVACKKVSEACKSRGIIGYMSVDFVTFIDPKSNDQILWALDLSLHYSDSLAMFQLMSYVSNGKLDLKTHTFNVPPPKQEQKKRRRRLAGQEDEQPPNTSRYAVMSTQLLHTNLAVVHYSVFFQMCRAHGIGYDIKEKQGTVFTLLDSFNREHLGMLTIGDNLPGALATFARNMSVIHQEISAPNMQGETNFKLAIKDIESILGTTVENAEDNEG; encoded by the exons TGTGGTTGCTATTGAGACAACGTGGGACATGCGAAGTCAGAAGAGTGCAGACCCTCGCAAGATATCAGCTCATTTCTTGGGAAG AGAGAGGGTCAGACAGCCACAAGGATCTCGTAGTAATGCCCTACTACCAAAGCGACAGGCTGTCCAGATGCCCGGACCCACACCGGGCCAGCAGACCAAGCACATGCTAACCTTGAGGGCTGTCCTTGACCCTTACAGTAACATGAACCGACAGGCTTTGAACAACAATTTTGGGATCCAGCTTCCCTTGATTAACACCAAACAACCACATAAGCCTGCCTACAGCAAACCGATCATCGGCAGTACAATAGAACCGCTGGCTGTCCTACCCAAAGCCAACAGAGTGGATGCCCAG CTTGCTCCACCCCCAATCTCAGAAGACGATGCCAAGAAGGGAATTATGAGTTTGATAGAGAGGGGCCTAATCCCCCCCGCAGCTCAGCTGACACTGGATCCCTCCCCGGTCAGAAATAGGATTGCCCCACTACACGAGCCTCAAGTCAAACACAAGCCCCCGCAGACAG AGGCAGTGTCACTTTTATCTGGAGTCAAACTTGACCCGGCTACTATGAAGAATGATGTTAAAAAAATGCCTGCAGTTCCGCCTCACCCCAAATCTGCATCCAGCAGTATTACAGAAACCAGAACACCATCAGCTAAAACTCGGGCCACTTCCTCTTCAATGCGACAGGTCAAAACCCCAGCAACATTGAAAACCTATGAGATGCCAATACAGCCTCTG GACCCATATTATGGG CCTGACCAAAAGGAG CCCCCACCCACCACCCCTGCCAGTGGGGATTTTAAACAACTGTCTCATAGATTTGCCATTCAGAATGGGCGCACAAGAGATAGCTCCTCAGAATTCATTGCATTCAAGCAGCACTACTGCCTAACTTGGGGAAG CATTGTAACTATGATTAAACACCTAGAAAGGATGCTGTCCAGTTATGTTGTTCCAGTAGCATTTGTCAATGGAGACAG ATTGGCAGACCTTGCTATGGAGTTTGAGTTGGAGAGACCGCCCAGTATAGACGACATGTTAACTGTCATCATTAACAGGGAGGATGTAGAGGCCCTTATTGGCAGACCT GGCAGGAGATTCAAAGGTCCACGAGGAAAAGATTTAGCTGCTACAAGAATCCAGTCCTCATGGAAAATGTTCCGAGATCGTTCCGAGTATCTCGAGTACAGGAAGAGGAAGTGGGCCTCAGGTGTCATAGCAATATCATGGATTATGCATGTCAagatgtcaaaggtcaaggtcaaactaaAGCAGTCCAGAGAGGAGCATCTAGAAAACTTTAGGAGAAGAGCTAGG AAACTGGCAATGTCTTGGGATCGAATAAAGCAACACCGTAGGACTGTCATACATATTCCATCGTTAGGCCTCTCTCAGGAGATCAGGGATGATATCAATGAATTTGGAATCAGGCAGAACACCCAGATGGCCCGACTTTGTGATATCAGAG ATCCCAATGTGGATGTGATCTTTGTGTCCCCTGTGCCGCTGAGTGAAGAGACGTTACAATATTATTCCAAACTTCTGGGTCTGAAGTCGGCTGTGGACTCCGGAGTGGTGGAAGATCAATGTGATATGGGagagaaatacaaaataattgtcCCAGAGGCCATTAAAAGCTTTCCT GCCCACAGAATGTGTCTATCAACCTTACTGAAATACAGTCCCCGGACAATGAAGCGTATACAACACTTGATTAAGGGCTGTGATGCCTACGTGGTGACGGGGGTACCACACAAAGACGACCTCTCGGTGGCAGACTATCTGGATGTTCCCATTTTGTCACCTGAGCCAGAGGTAGCACACCTATATTCCACCAAGTCAGGCTGTAAGAGGATATTTGCCAGTGCTAATGTGGAGGTTCCTCCgagtgaatttgatgtttaCACCATCGGACAG CTCCATGAATGTCTAGCTCAGTTGGTAACAGAAAACTTGACAGTGAAGCGATGGCTGTTCAAGCTGGATGACGGGTATGACGGGCGGGGGATAGGGTACTGTGACATAGCAGACCACTTAGAGTGCTACCAGTGGGCATTGAAGGAATCAAAGAGATATGGAGAGAAGTGGAGCAAAAAGTGGGCCCAAGAGGCGGCCTACATCAAGATTCATGCAGAAATCCCTGATGTTTTAGCAAAGTATGCCCGGCCTGTACATTCAGAACTGTACGAGGATTGGTCCAAGTTCCTAGATGCATTTCTTAGTCAGG GTGGTGTAATTGAGGCTACTCCTCCCTCAGAAAGTATCACAACACTAACAGTAGACATGATGATAGAACCCACAGGAAGGGCCAATGTCCTGTGTGTGGGGGACCAGATTCATGCAGAGACCCCCTTTTCCTGCTGGGGTGTGTCTATGCCCCAATCCTCAGTGGAACCAGATGTCCTTAACGTAGCCTGCAAAAAAGTGTCCGAGGCCTGCAAGTCACGAGGCATCATAGGTTATATGTCCGTAGACTTCGTCACATTTATTGACCCCAAATCC AACGATCAGATATTATGGGCTTTGGATCTCAGTCTCCACTATAGCGATAGCTTAGCAATGTTCCAGTTAATGTCTTATGTCAGCAATGGCAAATTAGACTTAAAGACTCACACATTCAATGTACCCCCACCCAAACAAGAACAGAAGAAGCGCCGCCGCCGGTTAGCGGGTCAGGAAGATGAACAGCCACCCAACACAAGTCGATACGCGGTGATGAGCACACAGCTTCTACACACCAATCTTGCAGTGGTCCATTATAGCGTCTTCTTCCAAATGTGCCGTGCCCATGGAATTGGTTATGATATCAAG GAAAAACAAGGAACAGTATTCACACTCTTAGATAGTTTCAACAGAGAGCATTTGGGAATGTT AACAATTGGGGATAATCTACCAGGAGCATTAGCCACGTTTGCCAGAAACATGTCTGTTATTCACCAAGAGATATCAGCACCCAATATGCAGGGAGAAACTAATTTCAAG cTTGCAATAAAAGACATAGAGAGCATACTTGGAACAACTGTAGAAAATGCAGAAGATAACGAAGGTTAA
- the LOC125651734 gene encoding IQ domain-containing protein H-like isoform X7 has product MRSQKSADPRKISAHFLGRERVRQPQGSRSNALLPKRQAVQMPGPTPGQQTKHMLTLRAVLDPYSNMNRQALNNNFGIQLPLINTKQPHKPAYSKPIIGSTIEPLAVLPKANRVDAQLAPPPISEDDAKKGIMSLIERGLIPPAAQLTLDPSPVRNRIAPLHEPQVKHKPPQTEAVSLLSGVKLDPATMKNDVKKMPAVPPHPKSASSSITETRTPSAKTRATSSSMRQVKTPATLKTYEMPIQPLDPYYGPDQKEPPPTTPASGDFKQLSHRFAIQNGRTRDSSSEFIAFKQHYCLTWGSIVTMIKHLERMLSSYVVPVAFVNGDRLADLAMEFELERPPSIDDMLTVIINREDVEALIGRPGRRFKGPRGKDLAATRIQSSWKMFRDRSEYLEYRKRKWASGVIAISWIMHVKMSKVKVKLKQSREEHLENFRRRARKLAMSWDRIKQHRRTVIHIPSLGLSQEIRDDINEFGIRQNTQMARLCDIRDPNVDVIFVSPVPLSEETLQYYSKLLGLKSAVDSGVVEDQCDMGEKYKIIVPEAIKSFPAHRMCLSTLLKYSPRTMKRIQHLIKGCDAYVVTGVPHKDDLSVADYLDVPILSPEPEVAHLYSTKSGCKRIFASANVEVPPSEFDVYTIGQLHECLAQLVTENLTVKRWLFKLDDGYDGRGIGYCDIADHLECYQWALKESKRYGEKWSKKWAQEAAYIKIHAEIPDVLAKYARPVHSELYEDWSKFLDAFLSQGGVIEATPPSESITTLTVDMMIEPTGRANVLCVGDQIHAETPFSCWGVSMPQSSVEPDVLNVACKKVSEACKSRGIIGYMSVDFVTFIDPKSNDQILWALDLSLHYSDSLAMFQLMSYVSNGKLDLKTHTFNVPPPKQEQKKRRRRLAGQEDEQPPNTSRYAVMSTQLLHTNLAVVHYSVFFQMCRAHGIGYDIKEKQGTVFTLLDSFNREHLGMLTIGDNLPGALATFARNMSVIHQEISAPNMQGETNFKLAIKDIESILGTTVENAEDNEG; this is encoded by the exons ATGCGAAGTCAGAAGAGTGCAGACCCTCGCAAGATATCAGCTCATTTCTTGGGAAG AGAGAGGGTCAGACAGCCACAAGGATCTCGTAGTAATGCCCTACTACCAAAGCGACAGGCTGTCCAGATGCCCGGACCCACACCGGGCCAGCAGACCAAGCACATGCTAACCTTGAGGGCTGTCCTTGACCCTTACAGTAACATGAACCGACAGGCTTTGAACAACAATTTTGGGATCCAGCTTCCCTTGATTAACACCAAACAACCACATAAGCCTGCCTACAGCAAACCGATCATCGGCAGTACAATAGAACCGCTGGCTGTCCTACCCAAAGCCAACAGAGTGGATGCCCAG CTTGCTCCACCCCCAATCTCAGAAGACGATGCCAAGAAGGGAATTATGAGTTTGATAGAGAGGGGCCTAATCCCCCCCGCAGCTCAGCTGACACTGGATCCCTCCCCGGTCAGAAATAGGATTGCCCCACTACACGAGCCTCAAGTCAAACACAAGCCCCCGCAGACAG AGGCAGTGTCACTTTTATCTGGAGTCAAACTTGACCCGGCTACTATGAAGAATGATGTTAAAAAAATGCCTGCAGTTCCGCCTCACCCCAAATCTGCATCCAGCAGTATTACAGAAACCAGAACACCATCAGCTAAAACTCGGGCCACTTCCTCTTCAATGCGACAGGTCAAAACCCCAGCAACATTGAAAACCTATGAGATGCCAATACAGCCTCTG GACCCATATTATGGG CCTGACCAAAAGGAG CCCCCACCCACCACCCCTGCCAGTGGGGATTTTAAACAACTGTCTCATAGATTTGCCATTCAGAATGGGCGCACAAGAGATAGCTCCTCAGAATTCATTGCATTCAAGCAGCACTACTGCCTAACTTGGGGAAG CATTGTAACTATGATTAAACACCTAGAAAGGATGCTGTCCAGTTATGTTGTTCCAGTAGCATTTGTCAATGGAGACAG ATTGGCAGACCTTGCTATGGAGTTTGAGTTGGAGAGACCGCCCAGTATAGACGACATGTTAACTGTCATCATTAACAGGGAGGATGTAGAGGCCCTTATTGGCAGACCT GGCAGGAGATTCAAAGGTCCACGAGGAAAAGATTTAGCTGCTACAAGAATCCAGTCCTCATGGAAAATGTTCCGAGATCGTTCCGAGTATCTCGAGTACAGGAAGAGGAAGTGGGCCTCAGGTGTCATAGCAATATCATGGATTATGCATGTCAagatgtcaaaggtcaaggtcaaactaaAGCAGTCCAGAGAGGAGCATCTAGAAAACTTTAGGAGAAGAGCTAGG AAACTGGCAATGTCTTGGGATCGAATAAAGCAACACCGTAGGACTGTCATACATATTCCATCGTTAGGCCTCTCTCAGGAGATCAGGGATGATATCAATGAATTTGGAATCAGGCAGAACACCCAGATGGCCCGACTTTGTGATATCAGAG ATCCCAATGTGGATGTGATCTTTGTGTCCCCTGTGCCGCTGAGTGAAGAGACGTTACAATATTATTCCAAACTTCTGGGTCTGAAGTCGGCTGTGGACTCCGGAGTGGTGGAAGATCAATGTGATATGGGagagaaatacaaaataattgtcCCAGAGGCCATTAAAAGCTTTCCT GCCCACAGAATGTGTCTATCAACCTTACTGAAATACAGTCCCCGGACAATGAAGCGTATACAACACTTGATTAAGGGCTGTGATGCCTACGTGGTGACGGGGGTACCACACAAAGACGACCTCTCGGTGGCAGACTATCTGGATGTTCCCATTTTGTCACCTGAGCCAGAGGTAGCACACCTATATTCCACCAAGTCAGGCTGTAAGAGGATATTTGCCAGTGCTAATGTGGAGGTTCCTCCgagtgaatttgatgtttaCACCATCGGACAG CTCCATGAATGTCTAGCTCAGTTGGTAACAGAAAACTTGACAGTGAAGCGATGGCTGTTCAAGCTGGATGACGGGTATGACGGGCGGGGGATAGGGTACTGTGACATAGCAGACCACTTAGAGTGCTACCAGTGGGCATTGAAGGAATCAAAGAGATATGGAGAGAAGTGGAGCAAAAAGTGGGCCCAAGAGGCGGCCTACATCAAGATTCATGCAGAAATCCCTGATGTTTTAGCAAAGTATGCCCGGCCTGTACATTCAGAACTGTACGAGGATTGGTCCAAGTTCCTAGATGCATTTCTTAGTCAGG GTGGTGTAATTGAGGCTACTCCTCCCTCAGAAAGTATCACAACACTAACAGTAGACATGATGATAGAACCCACAGGAAGGGCCAATGTCCTGTGTGTGGGGGACCAGATTCATGCAGAGACCCCCTTTTCCTGCTGGGGTGTGTCTATGCCCCAATCCTCAGTGGAACCAGATGTCCTTAACGTAGCCTGCAAAAAAGTGTCCGAGGCCTGCAAGTCACGAGGCATCATAGGTTATATGTCCGTAGACTTCGTCACATTTATTGACCCCAAATCC AACGATCAGATATTATGGGCTTTGGATCTCAGTCTCCACTATAGCGATAGCTTAGCAATGTTCCAGTTAATGTCTTATGTCAGCAATGGCAAATTAGACTTAAAGACTCACACATTCAATGTACCCCCACCCAAACAAGAACAGAAGAAGCGCCGCCGCCGGTTAGCGGGTCAGGAAGATGAACAGCCACCCAACACAAGTCGATACGCGGTGATGAGCACACAGCTTCTACACACCAATCTTGCAGTGGTCCATTATAGCGTCTTCTTCCAAATGTGCCGTGCCCATGGAATTGGTTATGATATCAAG GAAAAACAAGGAACAGTATTCACACTCTTAGATAGTTTCAACAGAGAGCATTTGGGAATGTT AACAATTGGGGATAATCTACCAGGAGCATTAGCCACGTTTGCCAGAAACATGTCTGTTATTCACCAAGAGATATCAGCACCCAATATGCAGGGAGAAACTAATTTCAAG cTTGCAATAAAAGACATAGAGAGCATACTTGGAACAACTGTAGAAAATGCAGAAGATAACGAAGGTTAA